From a single Okeanomitos corallinicola TIOX110 genomic region:
- a CDS encoding glycosyltransferase family 2 protein — translation MNKILTIAIPTYNRADLLDQQLEWLFKAIKGYENDCEILVSDNCSSDHTPEVIKKWQYIFNNVTFKVNRNSENLGVMRNIIYCLSSATTKYVWAIGDDDPIQDKAVNYVIDKIKRHQDLSLLFLNFSGKNQITGSPVHPPKISGNRWFDADNENGEGDGKAIFEYCFSKSVGAVIFLTASIYRTDLVKQALKIWKDAANNWISLAYLAGYCAANGKVIVSKDIYLECIVGVSYWQKEPKSALLMQYKHIPEVILKLQENGYSKRFSGNMILNNFREVNLRVLLGAFRRWPFSAIQVVVSFLALVTTSTFEVISNPEFKIAESSQLSSQIARRSKE, via the coding sequence ATGAATAAAATACTGACTATTGCTATTCCTACCTATAATCGTGCAGATTTGCTAGATCAACAATTAGAGTGGTTATTTAAGGCTATTAAAGGTTATGAAAATGATTGTGAAATCCTAGTTTCCGATAATTGTTCTAGTGACCACACTCCAGAAGTAATTAAAAAATGGCAATATATTTTTAATAATGTAACTTTTAAAGTTAATAGAAACAGTGAAAATTTAGGTGTAATGAGAAATATTATTTACTGCCTGAGTTCAGCAACAACAAAATATGTATGGGCAATTGGAGATGATGATCCAATTCAAGATAAAGCTGTTAATTATGTCATAGATAAGATTAAACGACATCAAGATTTATCATTATTATTTCTCAATTTTTCTGGTAAAAATCAAATTACTGGTTCACCAGTCCATCCACCAAAAATAAGTGGTAATCGCTGGTTTGACGCGGATAATGAAAATGGAGAAGGTGATGGAAAAGCAATCTTTGAATACTGCTTTTCTAAAAGTGTTGGGGCAGTTATTTTTTTAACAGCTTCAATCTATAGAACTGACTTAGTAAAACAGGCTTTAAAAATTTGGAAAGATGCTGCCAATAATTGGATATCTTTGGCATATTTAGCTGGTTATTGTGCTGCAAATGGCAAAGTAATTGTCAGTAAAGATATTTATTTAGAATGTATTGTTGGTGTTAGTTATTGGCAGAAAGAGCCAAAATCTGCTCTATTAATGCAATATAAGCACATTCCAGAAGTAATTCTCAAGCTGCAAGAAAATGGATATTCGAAGCGGTTTTCTGGAAATATGATCCTAAATAATTTTCGAGAAGTAAACCTGAGAGTTTTATTGGGTGCTTTTAGAAGATGGCCATTTTCTGCTATTCAGGTAGTAGTTTCCTTCTTGGCTTTAGTGACTACTTCTACTTTTGAAGTTATTTCTAATCCTGAATTTAAAATTGCCGAGTCTAGTCAATTATCCTCACAAATTGCCCGTAGAAGTAAGGAATAA
- the lhgO gene encoding L-2-hydroxyglutarate oxidase gives MYDFAIIGGGIVGLSTAMNLGLRYPDAKILVLEKEGKWAFHQTGNNSGVIHSGIYYKPNSFKAKFCRDGSQSMVEFCQKHNIEHDICGKVIVATKPEEIPRLEKLYQRGLENQIPVQKISPEEVKEIEPHVSCLAGIRVFSTGIVNYKQVCLKYAEIITKQGGDLRLNTKVLQISSSGKNQVLETNQGSFETRFVINCAGLHSDRIAKLGKAKPEAKIVPFRGEYYELTPEKRYLVKTLIYPVPNPDFPFLGVHFTRMIDSSVHAGPNAVLSLKREGYKKTDFNLRDFAEVITYPGFWKLAAKHADEGIQEIIRSFSKAAFVSSLQTLIPEVQAEDLVPTHAGVRAQALRNNGSLVDDFLIIPGENSIHVCNAPSPAATSSLEIGKAIVKQIPQQAHLKSLVA, from the coding sequence ATGTATGATTTTGCGATTATTGGTGGGGGAATAGTTGGACTCTCTACCGCAATGAATTTAGGATTGCGCTATCCCGATGCCAAGATTTTAGTATTAGAGAAAGAAGGTAAATGGGCATTTCATCAAACAGGTAATAATAGTGGTGTAATTCATTCAGGAATTTATTATAAACCAAATAGTTTTAAAGCTAAGTTTTGCCGCGATGGTAGTCAATCAATGGTTGAGTTCTGCCAAAAACATAATATCGAACATGACATTTGTGGTAAAGTAATTGTGGCCACAAAACCGGAAGAAATACCTCGGTTAGAAAAACTTTATCAAAGAGGTTTAGAAAATCAAATACCAGTACAAAAAATTAGTCCTGAAGAAGTTAAAGAAATTGAACCTCATGTGAGTTGTTTAGCAGGTATTCGAGTATTTTCTACAGGGATTGTTAATTATAAACAAGTCTGTTTAAAATATGCGGAAATAATTACAAAACAAGGTGGAGATTTGCGTCTAAATACCAAAGTTTTGCAAATCTCATCCAGTGGTAAAAACCAGGTATTAGAAACAAATCAGGGCAGTTTTGAAACAAGATTTGTGATTAATTGTGCCGGATTACATAGCGATCGCATTGCAAAATTAGGTAAGGCTAAACCTGAAGCTAAAATCGTTCCCTTCCGGGGAGAATATTACGAATTAACCCCAGAAAAACGCTATTTAGTTAAAACTCTCATTTATCCTGTTCCTAACCCTGATTTTCCATTTTTAGGCGTTCATTTTACCCGCATGATTGATAGTAGCGTTCATGCAGGTCCCAATGCAGTCTTGAGTTTGAAAAGAGAAGGCTACAAAAAAACCGACTTTAACCTCAGAGACTTTGCAGAAGTAATTACCTATCCAGGTTTTTGGAAACTAGCAGCAAAACACGCTGATGAAGGAATTCAAGAAATCATTCGTTCCTTTAGTAAAGCCGCCTTTGTGAGCAGTTTACAAACACTAATTCCCGAAGTGCAAGCAGAAGATTTAGTCCCCACCCATGCAGGAGTCCGCGCTCAAGCATTAAGGAATAATGGTTCGTTGGTAGATGATTTCTTAATCATTCCCGGTGAAAATTCCATTCATGTATGCAATGCACCATCACCTGCTGCTACTTCTTCCTTAGAAATTGGTAAAGCCATAGTTAAGCAAATTCCTCAACAAGCACATTTAAAAAGCTTAGTCGCCTAA
- a CDS encoding glycosyltransferase: protein MKIALVHDYLTQRGGAERVFELLCKRYPEADIFTSLYDPQKTIDLGDRIVNTTFLQNIPGAAKYFRLIAPLYFPAFRALNLQDYDLIISSSTSFAKAVRKNSQARHICFCHNVTRFLWDTQTYLREYGDYRYFAPLIEKIFQMMRNVDLKYSQEPDIYIANSSIVARRIQKIYGKQAIVINYPIDTSNFIFSDIKQEYYLASARMISYKRLDIIVEAFNWLGWHLLISGDGPELERLKSKALPNIEFLGHVSDSQRKDLFSRAKSIIVAALEDYGLVPVEANASGTPVIAYGAGGVLDTQIPGQTGVFFKRQTPDSLQAALLEATGISWNYENIRNHAVNNFSEQAFFNKVEKIIVPASDINHSFI from the coding sequence ATGAAAATTGCTCTCGTCCATGATTATTTAACCCAGCGTGGTGGGGCAGAGCGAGTCTTTGAATTGCTTTGTAAACGCTACCCTGAAGCCGATATTTTCACATCTTTATATGATCCACAAAAAACCATTGATTTAGGCGATCGCATAGTCAACACAACTTTTTTACAAAATATTCCCGGTGCAGCTAAATATTTTCGTTTGATAGCTCCCTTATACTTTCCTGCATTTCGCGCCTTAAATTTACAAGACTACGATTTAATTATTAGTAGTAGTACCAGTTTTGCCAAAGCAGTCAGAAAAAATTCCCAGGCACGTCATATTTGTTTCTGCCATAATGTTACTCGATTTTTGTGGGATACGCAAACATATTTACGAGAATATGGAGATTATCGCTACTTTGCTCCATTAATTGAAAAAATATTTCAAATGATGAGAAATGTAGACCTCAAATATTCTCAAGAACCAGATATTTACATTGCTAATTCCAGTATAGTTGCCCGTCGTATTCAGAAAATTTATGGTAAACAAGCAATAGTAATTAACTATCCAATTGATACCAGTAACTTTATCTTTTCAGATATAAAACAAGAATACTACTTGGCATCTGCTCGGATGATAAGTTATAAACGTCTTGATATCATCGTCGAGGCTTTTAACTGGTTAGGGTGGCATTTATTAATATCAGGTGACGGGCCAGAACTAGAACGGTTAAAATCTAAGGCATTGCCAAATATAGAATTCTTAGGTCACGTGAGCGATAGTCAACGTAAAGACTTATTTTCTAGAGCTAAGTCAATTATTGTTGCTGCCTTAGAAGACTATGGATTAGTTCCAGTAGAAGCAAATGCTAGTGGAACTCCAGTAATTGCCTATGGAGCCGGTGGAGTATTAGATACTCAAATACCTGGTCAAACAGGAGTATTTTTTAAAAGGCAAACTCCCGATTCTTTACAAGCTGCATTACTAGAAGCGACGGGAATATCTTGGAATTACGAAAATATTCGTAATCATGCTGTCAATAATTTTTCAGAACAAGCATTTTTTAACAAAGTGGAAAAAATTATTGTGCCAGCATCTGATATAAATCACTCCTTCATTTAA
- a CDS encoding SDR family oxidoreductase, with protein sequence MKILITGTEGYLGSLLPQLLTAKGHEVLGVDTGFYKVGWLYNGTEITAKTLNKDIRNITPEDLEGMEAIVHMAELSNDPTGQLSPNITYQINHLGSVRLANLAKSMGVRRFVYMSSCSVYGVASEDDVTEESPVNPQTAYAECKTLVEKDIKLLADDDFSPTFMRNATAFGASPRMRFDIVLNNLAGLAWTTKEIKMTSDGTPWRPLVHALDICKAIVCALEAPRDIIHNQIFNVGDTKNNYRVKEIAEIIAETFPGCKLTFGDNGSDNRSYRVSFEKINTTLPGFKCDWNAQKGAQQLYDLFRQIEMTEDTFLFRGFTRLKQLEYLIRTQQIDKDFFWNK encoded by the coding sequence ATGAAAATATTAATTACAGGAACAGAAGGATATTTAGGTTCTTTACTACCTCAATTATTAACAGCTAAAGGTCACGAAGTTCTTGGTGTAGATACAGGTTTTTATAAAGTTGGTTGGTTATATAATGGCACAGAAATCACCGCCAAAACCCTCAACAAAGATATTCGTAATATCACACCGGAAGATTTAGAAGGTATGGAAGCAATAGTTCATATGGCTGAACTTTCTAATGATCCCACCGGACAATTATCCCCCAATATTACCTATCAAATTAATCATTTAGGTTCTGTAAGATTAGCGAACTTAGCGAAATCTATGGGAGTACGTCGCTTTGTTTATATGTCTTCCTGTAGTGTTTATGGTGTTGCTAGTGAAGATGATGTCACAGAAGAATCACCTGTTAACCCCCAAACAGCTTATGCTGAATGTAAAACATTAGTAGAAAAAGATATCAAACTATTAGCTGATGATGATTTCTCACCCACATTCATGAGAAATGCTACTGCTTTTGGTGCTTCTCCCAGAATGCGATTTGATATTGTTTTAAATAATTTAGCTGGGTTAGCTTGGACAACCAAAGAAATTAAAATGACCAGCGATGGTACACCCTGGCGGCCATTGGTTCATGCTTTGGATATTTGCAAAGCCATCGTTTGTGCATTAGAAGCACCCAGAGATATTATCCACAATCAAATTTTTAATGTGGGAGATACAAAAAATAATTATCGAGTCAAAGAGATTGCAGAAATTATTGCTGAGACTTTCCCCGGTTGTAAATTAACCTTTGGTGATAATGGTTCAGATAATCGTAGTTATCGAGTCTCTTTTGAAAAGATTAACACTACTCTCCCCGGTTTTAAATGTGATTGGAATGCTCAGAAAGGCGCACAACAATTATATGATTTATTCCGGCAAATTGAGATGACAGAAGATACATTTTTGTTTAGAGGATTTACAAGATTAAAACAATTAGAGTATTTGATCCGTACCCAACAAATTGACAAAGATTTCTTTTGGAATAAATAA
- the rfbC gene encoding dTDP-4-dehydrorhamnose 3,5-epimerase, which produces MIFTETNLPGAFIIDLEEKPDHRGFFARTFCAQEFADHGLKPTVAQCNLSFNHQKGTLRGMHYQVLPAAETKLIRCTQGAIYDVIVDMRPDSPTYLSHIGVELTAENRRALYVPEMFAHGYQALTDGAEVVYQVGEFYTPGYERGLRYNDPLLDISWPLTVTEMSEKDRNWELLESSLVGV; this is translated from the coding sequence ATGATTTTTACCGAAACAAATCTTCCTGGAGCTTTCATAATTGACTTAGAAGAAAAACCAGATCATCGCGGTTTTTTTGCGCGGACTTTCTGCGCTCAAGAATTTGCAGATCATGGTTTAAAACCAACAGTTGCCCAGTGTAACTTATCTTTTAATCATCAAAAAGGGACATTGCGGGGAATGCACTATCAAGTTTTACCAGCCGCAGAAACAAAATTAATTCGTTGCACTCAAGGGGCAATTTATGACGTAATTGTGGATATGCGTCCTGATTCTCCAACTTATTTATCCCATATTGGCGTGGAATTAACTGCGGAAAATCGCCGTGCTTTATATGTACCAGAAATGTTTGCTCACGGCTATCAAGCCTTAACAGATGGAGCAGAAGTTGTTTATCAAGTAGGGGAATTTTACACCCCTGGATATGAACGTGGTTTACGTTATAACGATCCCCTATTAGATATTTCTTGGCCTTTAACTGTAACTGAAATGTCTGAAAAAGATCGGAATTGGGAATTACTAGAATCTAGTTTAGTAGGAGTATAA
- a CDS encoding SAF domain-containing protein codes for MIIIDQALQARAALGQPVKVAMIGAGFMGRGIANQIINSVPGMELVAISNRHLDGAKRAYLEAGIEDVKVVSSVLDLENALIQNQYAITEDAMLLCEADGIDAIIEVTGTIEYAAHLVMRAIAHEKHIILMNAELDGTIGPILKVHANRAGVILTACDGDQPGVEMNLYRFVKSIGLTPLLCGNIKGLQDPYRNPTTQAGFAQKWGQNPAMVTSFADGTKISFEQAIVANGTGMKVAKRGMLGYEYTGHVDEMTKMYDVDQLKELGGIVDYVVGTKPGPGVFVFATHEDPKQRHYLNLYKLGEGPLYSFYTPYHLCHFEVPLSVARAVLFHDAVLSPLDGPVVDVVATAKIDLKAGETLDGIGYYMTYGQCENSDIVQQENLLPMGIAEGCRLKRDIPKDQVLTYDDVELPTGRLCDKLRHEQTIYFASSKTLVMAK; via the coding sequence ATGATTATTATTGATCAAGCATTACAAGCCCGTGCTGCATTAGGTCAACCTGTAAAAGTAGCCATGATTGGTGCTGGTTTTATGGGTCGAGGTATTGCCAATCAGATTATTAATTCTGTCCCTGGGATGGAATTAGTAGCTATTTCTAACCGTCATCTTGATGGTGCAAAAAGAGCGTATTTAGAAGCAGGAATTGAGGATGTTAAAGTAGTTTCTAGTGTATTGGATTTAGAAAATGCTTTGATTCAAAATCAATATGCAATTACAGAAGATGCCATGTTGCTATGTGAAGCAGATGGTATTGATGCAATCATTGAAGTTACAGGCACAATTGAATATGCTGCTCATTTAGTGATGAGAGCGATCGCCCATGAAAAGCATATTATTCTCATGAATGCAGAATTAGATGGCACAATTGGACCCATTCTCAAAGTTCATGCTAACCGTGCCGGAGTGATTTTAACTGCTTGTGATGGTGATCAACCAGGGGTAGAAATGAACCTTTATCGCTTTGTGAAAAGCATTGGTTTAACCCCCTTATTGTGTGGAAATATTAAAGGTTTACAAGACCCCTATCGTAACCCCACAACTCAAGCTGGTTTTGCCCAAAAGTGGGGTCAAAATCCCGCTATGGTGACAAGTTTTGCAGATGGCACAAAAATTTCTTTTGAACAAGCAATTGTTGCCAATGGTACAGGAATGAAGGTGGCAAAAAGAGGAATGTTAGGCTACGAATACACAGGTCATGTAGATGAAATGACCAAAATGTATGATGTAGATCAACTCAAAGAATTAGGTGGAATTGTTGATTATGTAGTGGGTACAAAACCAGGGCCAGGAGTGTTTGTTTTTGCTACCCATGAAGATCCCAAACAAAGGCATTATTTAAACCTTTATAAATTGGGAGAAGGACCACTTTATAGTTTCTATACTCCCTATCACCTTTGCCATTTTGAAGTTCCCCTTTCTGTAGCCCGTGCAGTATTATTTCATGATGCTGTATTATCTCCTTTAGATGGTCCAGTAGTTGATGTTGTCGCTACTGCCAAAATTGATCTTAAAGCTGGAGAAACATTAGACGGCATTGGTTATTACATGACCTATGGACAATGTGAAAATTCAGACATTGTTCAGCAAGAAAATTTACTGCCAATGGGAATAGCCGAAGGATGTCGTTTAAAAAGAGATATTCCTAAAGATCAAGTTCTTACCTACGATGATGTGGAATTACCCACAGGTAGACTTTGTGACAAACTCCGCCATGAGCAAACAATTTATTTTGCATCATCTAAGACTTTAGTAATGGCGAAATAA
- the rfbF gene encoding glucose-1-phosphate cytidylyltransferase translates to MKAVILAGGLGTRLSEETSIRPKPMVEIGGKPILWHIMKIYSTHGINDFIICCGYKGYIIKEYFANYFLHMSDVTFDMRFNQMSIHSGYAEPWRVTLINTGDNTMTGGRLKKVREHIGNETFCFTYGDGVSNINITELIKFHKEQKGLATLSAVQPAGRFGAISLGQEQTKITNFREKPEGDGAWINGGYFVLEPEVINFIADDTTVWEKEPLEKLADMQQLSAFKHNGFWQPMDTLRDKNYLEDLWRKNQAPWKVWE, encoded by the coding sequence ATGAAAGCGGTTATTTTAGCTGGTGGTCTTGGTACACGTTTAAGTGAAGAAACCAGTATCAGACCTAAACCTATGGTAGAGATCGGAGGTAAACCGATTCTCTGGCATATTATGAAAATATATTCGACTCATGGTATTAATGATTTTATCATTTGTTGTGGATACAAAGGTTACATCATTAAAGAATATTTTGCTAACTACTTCTTACATATGTCAGATGTAACTTTTGATATGAGATTTAACCAGATGAGTATCCATTCTGGATATGCCGAACCCTGGCGTGTTACCTTAATTAATACAGGTGACAATACTATGACGGGTGGACGTTTAAAAAAAGTTAGAGAACACATTGGTAATGAGACATTTTGTTTTACCTATGGTGATGGAGTTAGTAATATTAACATCACAGAACTAATCAAATTTCATAAAGAACAGAAAGGTTTAGCAACACTGAGTGCAGTACAACCCGCAGGAAGATTTGGAGCAATTTCTTTAGGACAAGAACAAACTAAAATTACCAATTTTAGAGAAAAACCAGAGGGTGATGGAGCTTGGATAAATGGTGGTTATTTTGTACTTGAACCAGAAGTTATTAACTTTATTGCTGATGACACTACAGTTTGGGAGAAAGAACCATTAGAAAAGTTAGCAGATATGCAACAACTCTCAGCTTTTAAGCATAATGGATTTTGGCAGCCAATGGATACTTTAAGAGATAAAAACTACTTAGAAGATTTATGGCGTAAAAACCAAGCACCTTGGAAAGTATGGGAATAG